TCCGTCTGATGTGCCGCCACCTGGCCTACGTAGGAGCGCGGGAGCCGCTCGGCCGGCTCCTCGTGGAGCCCCCGCACAGCCTGTACCGGCAGGCGTGGGCGCCCCGCCGGCAGCGGTACGGGACCGTCAACGCCGACGGCTTCGGGGTCGGCTGGTACGCCCCGGACGATCCGGTGCCGGCCCGCTACCGGCGGGCGGGGCCGATCTGGGCGGACCTGTCCTTCGCCGACCTCGCCCGGGTCGTGCGCGCCGGGGCCGTCCTGGCCGCCGTGCGCGACGCGACCCTCGCGGGCGCGGACGCGGAGGCCGCGGCGGCGCCCTTCGCCGCCGGGCGGTGGCTGTTCAGCCACAACGGCGCGATCGCCGGCTGGCCCGACGCGGCGGCCCCGCTGGTGTCCGCGCTGCCCGCGGCCGACCTGCTGTCGCTGCAGGCGCGCACCGACTCGGCGTTCGTGTGGGCACTGGTGCTGCGCCGGCTGCGCGGCGGCGCGGCGGCGGACCGGGCGCTGGGCGGAACGGTGCGCGAAGTGGCCGAGGCGGCCCCCGCCTCCCGGCTGAACCTGCTGCTCACCGACGGAGTCACCATCACCGCCACCGCCTGGGGCGACAGCCTGTGGCACCGCACGGAGCCCGACCGCGGCACGGTCGTCGCCTCGGAGCCGTACGACGACGACCCGCTCTGGCGGGAGGTGCCCGACCGCACCGTGCTCACGGCGAGCCGCGCCGGTGTGCTGCTCGCCCCGATCGAGGACCCGGCGTCCGCCGCACCGAAGGAGCCCTGCACGTGAGTCCCCTGCACGTCACCCGCACCCTGCCCGAGGACGCGACGCAGGCCGCACTGCGCGCCGACGTCCTGCACGGCCTGACCGCCACCCCCAAGTCGCTGCCGCCGAAGTGGTTCTACGACGCCCGGGGCAGCGAGCTGTTCGAGCGGATCACGGAACTGCCCGAGTACTACCCGACGCGCGCCGAGCGGGAGATCCTCCTGGCCCGCGCCGGCGAGATCGCCGCGGCCTGCCGCGCCCGCACCCTGGTCGAACTCGGCTCCGGCTCCGCGCGCAAGACGCGTCACCTGATCGACTCCCTGACCTCGCTGGAGGCGTACGTCCCGGTCGACGTCAGCGAGAGCGCCCTCACCCGGGCCGGGCGGGCGCTCATCGGGGAACGGCCGGGGCTGCGCGTGCACGCCCTGATCGCCGACTTCACCGCCCCGCTGGCCCTGCCCGGGACGCCGGGGCCCCGGCTGCTGGCCTTCCTCGGCGGCACCATCGGCAACCTGCTGCCGGCCGAGCGCGCCCGGTTCCTCGCCTCCGTGCGGTCCCTGCTCGCGCCGGGCGACGGCCTGCTGCTCGGCACGGACCTGGTCAAGGACGAGCGGGTCCTGGTCCGGGCGTACGACGACGCGGCCGGGGTGACGGCCGCCTTCAACAAGAACGTCCTCGCCGTGGTCGACCGGGAGCTCGGCGCGGACTTCGACCCGGACGCCTTCGACCACGTGGCACGGTGGGACGCGGAGCGGGAGTGGATCGAGATGCGGTTGCGGGCCCGCACCGCGCAGTCGGTCAAGGTGCCCGCGCTGGACCTCGCCGTGGACTTCGCGGCGGGCGAGGAACTGCGCACCGAGGTGTCGGCGAAGTTCCGCAAGGAGGGCGTGAGCGCCGAAGTGGCCGCCGCCGGGTTCGCATTCGGCCACTGGTGGACGGACGCGCAGGGCCGCTTCGCGCTCTCCCTGAGCGTCGCCCGGTGAACCGGGACCGGCCGGGCCGGGTCAGGCCGCGGGCACGCCGAGCAGTTCGGTGATCCTGCGGGAGGCGCGGCGGGCCTCGACGGCCGGGTCGGCCCCGCCGAGCACCCTGCTCATGTACCCCTTGATCGGGTTGTCGGCCTCGACCGCGGCCCACTGGGGGGTGTTGGGGGTCGCCCGGCCGTGCGCGGCGCCCGCCGCCATGGCGGCGACCCCCTCCTCCCCCGCCACCGCGTCCGCCAGCGTGGTCTTGTTGGGCACGTAGTTCATGGTGCGGGCCAGTTCGGTGTCCCACTTGGCGCCGGTGAGCGCGCCGATCACGGCGGTGGCGGCGAACTGGTCGTCGGTGTTCTGCGGCACGACCAGGTCGGAGCCGCCGGTGAAGACGGTCCCGGGCCGGGCGGCGGTCTTCCCGGGCACCGGGAAGTAGCCCAGCTCGTCCTTCAGTTCGGGGTTCTGCCGGACGATCGACTGGGCGAGTCCGGGTACGGCGATGATCTGGGCCACCCTGCCGCGGGCGAAGACCCCGGCCTGGGGCGGGTGTTCCTCGTCGGCGTCCGCGGGCCCCGCGCCGAGCGCCTGGAGCCGGCGGTAGAAGTCCATGCCGCGCAGTGCGGCCGGCGTGTCCAGGGTGCCGCGCCACTGGTAGTCGTTCGCCTCGGCGAGTTCGCCGCCCTCGTCCCAGACGAAGCCGGAGAGGGTGTACCAGTCCTGCCCGGCGAGGTAGATGCCCTGGTTACCGTCCGCGTTGAGCTTCTCGGTGGCGGCCGGCCACTCCTCGCGGGTCCTCGGCACGGCGGTGATGCCGGCCCGGGCGAAGAGGTCCCTGCGGTAGACGACCACCCGGTTGGCCGCGTACCAGGGCACGCCGTACTGGCTGTTGCCGTCCTTGCCGGGCTCGGCGAGACCGGGCAGCCAGTGTTCCTTGCCCCAGTCCCGGATCGATTCCAGGGTCAGGTCGGCGAGCCTGCCGTCCTGGACGTAGAGCGGGACCTGGGTGTTGCCGACCTCGATGACGTCGGGGGCGTCGCCGGCGTGGGAGTCGAGGGCCCTGGCGACCTTGTCCACGATCCCGGTCCACTCCTGGATGCAGATGTCCAGGCGCAGGTCGTGGTGGGTGCGCTCGAAGTCCTCGGTGAAGCGCCGGAGGAACGCCTTCGAGGCGCTGTCCTTCATCAACCACACGGTGACCGTGTGGCGTCCGTGTTCGCCCGGGAGGAGCCCGCAGGCGCTGACGAGCGAGCCGGTGGCGCAGAGGAGGGCGAGCAGGCGACGTTTCACGAGGGGTCCTGTTCTGTCGTGCCCGGGCGGTGCGGACAGGTGGAAGGGGGCCCGACGCGGGGGGGCGAGACGGGGCTCTCGTACGGGTGTTCCGGATTTTGGTATGGACCAATGCGTAGGTCAAGCGCTACCCGGAGGTACGGCGGCGCGACGGGCTGCGACACCTCGCGCGCCACCCGGGGATGGGGCACCGTGGAGTGTGCCGTGGCACGTCCCGGCCCCACCGGGGAGAGGAGCACCCGCATGTCGAACCACACCTACCGGGTCACCGAGATCGTCGGCACCTCGCACGAGGGCGTCGACCAGGCCATCCGCAACGGCATCGCCCGCGCCGACCAGACCCTGCGCAACCTGGACTGGTTCGAGGTCACACAGGTCCGCGGACAGATCGAGAACGGGCGCATCGAGCACTACCAGGTGGGTCTGAAGGTGGGCTTCCGCCTCGAGGACGGCGACTGAGGGCGCCCGGCCCGGGCATCGGGGGCGAGGAAGCCGGCCCGGGCGCGCTCGGGCCGCCCGGCCCGGTGGGCGGCCTCGCCCGCGCGGGCGACCCCCTTCGGCGAGCGGTGCGTCCCCGGGCGCGGCGACGGAGGACGGGTCCCGCTTCCGCGGACGCCCCGCGGGGAGTGCTGCCGGTGCGCGGTGCCGGTGAGGGTGCCGGCGGGGGCGGACACGGCGGGCGGGCGCCGGGGCCGGCACGCGGCCGCCCCGGCCGGCGGACCCGGCCCGTCCCGGTGGCGGGGAACCGCGGGAATCCTGGGACGGCGGCGGCGTTGAACCCTGCATGAGCGCAGTGATCGCCCGGACCAGGTTCTCCCTCCTCGACCGTTCCCGTATCCGCGCCGGGCACACGGACGCCGAGGCGCTGCGGGACACCGTCGCGCTGGCGCGCGAGGCGGAGGGACTCGGATTCCACCGCTTCTGGGTGTCCGAGCACCACGGCGTGCCCGGGGTCGCCGGGTCCGCGCCGACGGTGCTCGCCGCCGCCGTGGCCGCCGCGACCCGCACGATCCGGGTCGGCACCGGCGGGGTCATGCTGCCCAATCACCAGCCCCTGGTGGTGGCCGAGCAGTTCGGCGTGCTGGAGTCGCTGTTCCCGGGGCGGATCGACATGGGCCTCGGGCGTTCCGTCGGCTTCACCGACGGGGTGCGCCGGGCCCTCGGGCGGGGCAGGGGGGACGCCGAGGACTTCGCGGCACAGCTCGGCGAGCTGCTCGGCTGGTTCGCCGGGACCTCGCCCACCGGGGTGCGCGCCCGTCCCGCGGAGGGCCTCGCCGTGCCGCCGTTCGTGCTGGCCGTGGGCGAGGGCGCGCGGATCGCCGCCGAGGCGGGGCTGCCCGTGGTCATCGGCGACCTGCGCGACCGCGAGAAGCTGCTGCGCGGCATCGACCGGTACCGCTCCTCGTTCCGCCCCTCCCCCTGGGCCGGCGAGCCGTACGTGGTGGTCTCCGGCACCGTGGCGGTCGCCGCCACCGCGCAGGC
This is a stretch of genomic DNA from Streptomyces sp. TG1A-8. It encodes these proteins:
- the egtC gene encoding ergothioneine biosynthesis protein EgtC — encoded protein: MCRHLAYVGAREPLGRLLVEPPHSLYRQAWAPRRQRYGTVNADGFGVGWYAPDDPVPARYRRAGPIWADLSFADLARVVRAGAVLAAVRDATLAGADAEAAAAPFAAGRWLFSHNGAIAGWPDAAAPLVSALPAADLLSLQARTDSAFVWALVLRRLRGGAAADRALGGTVREVAEAAPASRLNLLLTDGVTITATAWGDSLWHRTEPDRGTVVASEPYDDDPLWREVPDRTVLTASRAGVLLAPIEDPASAAPKEPCT
- the egtD gene encoding L-histidine N(alpha)-methyltransferase; its protein translation is MSPLHVTRTLPEDATQAALRADVLHGLTATPKSLPPKWFYDARGSELFERITELPEYYPTRAEREILLARAGEIAAACRARTLVELGSGSARKTRHLIDSLTSLEAYVPVDVSESALTRAGRALIGERPGLRVHALIADFTAPLALPGTPGPRLLAFLGGTIGNLLPAERARFLASVRSLLAPGDGLLLGTDLVKDERVLVRAYDDAAGVTAAFNKNVLAVVDRELGADFDPDAFDHVARWDAEREWIEMRLRARTAQSVKVPALDLAVDFAAGEELRTEVSAKFRKEGVSAEVAAAGFAFGHWWTDAQGRFALSLSVAR
- a CDS encoding extracellular solute-binding protein, with protein sequence MKRRLLALLCATGSLVSACGLLPGEHGRHTVTVWLMKDSASKAFLRRFTEDFERTHHDLRLDICIQEWTGIVDKVARALDSHAGDAPDVIEVGNTQVPLYVQDGRLADLTLESIRDWGKEHWLPGLAEPGKDGNSQYGVPWYAANRVVVYRRDLFARAGITAVPRTREEWPAATEKLNADGNQGIYLAGQDWYTLSGFVWDEGGELAEANDYQWRGTLDTPAALRGMDFYRRLQALGAGPADADEEHPPQAGVFARGRVAQIIAVPGLAQSIVRQNPELKDELGYFPVPGKTAARPGTVFTGGSDLVVPQNTDDQFAATAVIGALTGAKWDTELARTMNYVPNKTTLADAVAGEEGVAAMAAGAAHGRATPNTPQWAAVEADNPIKGYMSRVLGGADPAVEARRASRRITELLGVPAA
- a CDS encoding dodecin, encoding MSNHTYRVTEIVGTSHEGVDQAIRNGIARADQTLRNLDWFEVTQVRGQIENGRIEHYQVGLKVGFRLEDGD
- a CDS encoding MsnO8 family LLM class oxidoreductase, with translation MSAVIARTRFSLLDRSRIRAGHTDAEALRDTVALAREAEGLGFHRFWVSEHHGVPGVAGSAPTVLAAAVAAATRTIRVGTGGVMLPNHQPLVVAEQFGVLESLFPGRIDMGLGRSVGFTDGVRRALGRGRGDAEDFAAQLGELLGWFAGTSPTGVRARPAEGLAVPPFVLAVGEGARIAAEAGLPVVIGDLRDREKLLRGIDRYRSSFRPSPWAGEPYVVVSGTVAVAATAQAARRLLVPEAWSMAYSRTHGTFPPLVPAGEVAARTMTAKEREWYASGLAGHVAGTAEQVADELEAVLEDTAADEVLVTTSTYDRTALLDSHRRLAALFTPAR